The following coding sequences lie in one Deltaproteobacteria bacterium IMCC39524 genomic window:
- a CDS encoding branched-chain amino acid ABC transporter permease, with amino-acid sequence MDFIIQNVLNALQWGSFYALIALGYTLVYGVLRLINFAHGDIFMVGAYISFFVASFLIGPIAGLSPIMAFVITVPLTMVLTSLVGVTLERIAYRPLRRKGAHRLYVVITALMCGLVLEYSNLAMLGASRLKFPELVEKQIWNIGGITLTNLKVMVIVTAILVFLFLQWVVTRTRVGMAMRAISYDKFAIPLMGIPVDNIIVVTFVLGSGFAGLAGLLFAMSYPVLEPFMGMLIGWKAFIAAVVGGIGDIKGAFVGGFLLGFIEVGVVSVFPSTYRDLFAFTILLLILWIKPSGLFGIPQSTKI; translated from the coding sequence TCTCATTGCCCTGGGCTACACCCTGGTCTACGGGGTGCTGCGCCTGATCAACTTCGCCCATGGCGATATTTTCATGGTCGGAGCCTACATCTCCTTTTTCGTGGCCAGTTTCCTGATCGGCCCGATCGCCGGGCTCTCACCGATCATGGCCTTCGTCATCACTGTGCCCCTGACCATGGTTTTGACCTCGCTCGTTGGCGTGACCCTGGAACGGATCGCCTACCGGCCCCTGCGGCGCAAAGGCGCACACCGGCTCTACGTGGTCATCACTGCACTGATGTGCGGTCTGGTCCTTGAGTACTCGAACTTGGCCATGCTTGGTGCAAGCCGTTTGAAATTTCCCGAACTGGTTGAAAAACAGATTTGGAATATTGGCGGCATCACCCTGACCAACCTGAAGGTCATGGTGATTGTGACCGCTATTCTGGTTTTCCTGTTTCTGCAGTGGGTGGTGACCCGTACACGGGTCGGGATGGCAATGCGCGCCATCTCATATGACAAATTTGCTATCCCGCTGATGGGCATTCCCGTCGACAACATCATCGTCGTCACCTTTGTTCTCGGCTCAGGGTTTGCCGGTCTGGCCGGGCTGCTGTTCGCCATGAGCTATCCGGTTCTGGAGCCGTTTATGGGAATGCTGATCGGCTGGAAGGCTTTTATCGCCGCAGTGGTTGGCGGCATCGGTGACATCAAGGGGGCGTTTGTCGGCGGCTTCCTGCTAGGCTTCATCGAGGTGGGCGTGGTCTCGGTCTTCCCCTCGACCTACCGGGACCTGTTCGCCTTCACCATCCTGCTGCTTATTCTGTGGATAAAGCCCTCCGGGCTGTTCGGCATTCCGCAGTCAACCAAGATATAG